A genomic stretch from Dyella sp. M7H15-1 includes:
- a CDS encoding flagellar hook-basal body complex protein, which yields MSLNIALSGIQAINSQLNSISNNIANSGTFGFKSGRANFASSYMSGAPQGVYVGSTTQSMSIGGNLLATGRSMDAAIQGRGFFVSRDADGSMMYSRVGMFDVDKHGFLVDAFGRHVQGYDPSGNGNIGDITVPTGAIGAEASGTLDFAGNMSADWEQPEVPFDMDDPSSYNGMQVTRVFDSLGREHTVTQYFVKGDGNSVQVYYAMDGNEVGMPTTLRFDTNGKLTSTPNLTLPLGTPNGASPMSLSLNYTGMTLYAGTMTTTTNRADGYPSGQVTGVALADDGSIQVQYSNGVKLPAGLLAIATFPDELGLNPIDGSAWQASTTSGEPIYGTAGSGLAGKLHVSALEQSNVDMTAELVNLMSAQQNYQANSKVLSTENDMMRSLMQAL from the coding sequence ATGAGCCTCAATATTGCCCTGTCCGGCATCCAAGCCATCAACAGCCAGCTCAACTCGATCAGCAACAACATCGCCAACAGCGGTACGTTCGGCTTCAAGTCCGGTCGCGCCAACTTTGCCTCGTCTTACATGTCGGGAGCGCCGCAAGGCGTGTATGTTGGCTCCACCACGCAGTCGATGAGTATCGGCGGCAACCTGCTCGCGACAGGCCGCAGCATGGATGCGGCGATTCAGGGCCGTGGTTTCTTCGTCAGCCGCGACGCCGACGGTTCCATGATGTATTCACGCGTCGGCATGTTCGATGTGGACAAGCATGGCTTTTTGGTCGACGCCTTTGGCCGCCACGTTCAAGGCTACGACCCAAGTGGTAACGGCAATATCGGCGACATCACCGTACCGACCGGCGCGATCGGTGCCGAGGCCAGCGGCACGCTGGATTTCGCCGGCAACATGTCCGCGGATTGGGAACAGCCGGAGGTTCCGTTCGATATGGACGACCCAAGCTCCTACAACGGTATGCAGGTGACGCGCGTATTTGACTCGCTCGGCCGCGAACACACGGTCACCCAATATTTTGTAAAGGGTGACGGCAACTCCGTCCAGGTGTACTACGCGATGGATGGCAACGAAGTAGGCATGCCGACCACCTTGCGCTTCGATACCAACGGGAAACTGACCAGCACACCCAACCTGACCCTGCCGCTGGGCACCCCCAACGGCGCGTCGCCCATGTCGCTGAGTCTCAATTACACCGGCATGACGTTGTATGCCGGCACGATGACCACGACCACTAATCGCGCCGACGGCTATCCCTCCGGCCAGGTCACCGGCGTCGCCTTGGCGGATGATGGTTCGATCCAGGTGCAATACAGCAATGGCGTAAAGCTACCCGCCGGCTTGCTCGCCATCGCCACGTTCCCCGACGAACTCGGTCTGAACCCGATCGACGGTTCGGCCTGGCAGGCATCGACGACGTCCGGCGAACCGATCTACGGCACCGCCGGCTCCGGCCTCGCCGGCAAGTTGCACGTGAGCGCGCTGGAGCAATCCAACGTGGACATGACGGCTGAACTGGTCAACCTGATGTCGGCGCAGCAGAACTATCAAGCCAATTCCAAGGTACTGAGCACCGAAAACGACATGATGCGCAGCTTGATGCAGGCGCTCTAA
- a CDS encoding flagellar hook capping FlgD N-terminal domain-containing protein, with product MQINNAIHNANDNSITGNTPQSNGGGSISDMFTTLLVAQIQNQDPLAPTDASQFVTQFAQLSQVEAMQSMASLTAAAAALQESMLVVTLGSQVGSHVMVAADAVHLDGDTVKGGFVLSDHASDVTLVLTGPDGSEHRIELGAREAGEVDFEIDPEALGLPPGKYAMRVDTNTNETVRTEIQGELQSVRLGADGRVILMVAGIGEIATSDITRFLGRGVS from the coding sequence TCAGAGCAACGGCGGCGGCAGCATCTCCGACATGTTCACCACCTTGCTGGTAGCGCAGATCCAGAACCAAGACCCGCTGGCGCCGACGGACGCCAGCCAGTTCGTGACCCAGTTCGCCCAGCTGAGCCAGGTGGAAGCCATGCAGTCGATGGCCAGCCTCACTGCCGCCGCCGCGGCGCTGCAGGAAAGCATGCTGGTCGTCACGCTCGGCTCACAGGTGGGTTCGCACGTGATGGTGGCTGCCGATGCGGTACATCTGGACGGCGATACCGTTAAAGGCGGCTTTGTACTCAGCGACCACGCCAGCGACGTCACCCTGGTGCTGACCGGTCCGGATGGCAGCGAACATCGCATCGAGCTGGGTGCGCGCGAGGCCGGCGAAGTGGATTTCGAGATCGATCCGGAAGCACTCGGCCTGCCGCCCGGCAAGTACGCCATGCGCGTGGACACCAATACCAACGAAACCGTCCGCACTGAAATCCAGGGCGAACTGCAAAGCGTGCGCCTGGGTGCCGATGGCCGCGTGATCCTGATGGTTGCCGGCATCGGCGAAATCGCCACCAGTGACATCACGCGCTTCCTCGGCCGTGGTGTTAGTTAG